A single region of the Streptomyces sp. NBC_00425 genome encodes:
- a CDS encoding DHA2 family efflux MFS transporter permease subunit — MRKLRGNPWAVLVTMGLGFFMTLLDLTIVNIAIPDMMDRLGSSLDQALWVVSAYALVLAVTLITFGRLGDLRGPRTLFIAGVTLFTLASIACGLAGTPGLLIATRAVQGLGAAMMVPQTMVLIMAVFPAERRGTAMGVWGSIAGVATLSGPTLGGFLVSTVGWRWIFFINVPIGVAVVVLTLLLVPDIRPARAHRFDLPGVLVATAALFCLAFGLQEGERYHWNAGIVALIAGGLALVAVFVLHQRRRQNDEPLVPFALFRDRNFTVMTTIVALISMALLGLVLPMNIYLQSVLGMSAVQAGLTLAPSPILSMTTAPFAGRLSDRIGGKNVLLFGLVIYGTGICLVLLLAGADSSWYTFTLPMAVVGLGTGCLLAPMSSEAMRNVPPQLAGAASGLNNTIRQIGSVLGASVVGAVLQSRLTANLHSQAQARAAELPPASRDGFVGAFSHGDTPDAGALQALAADLPAQSADRLGKLAGEVYDQGFVATMHASLVLPLSAVAVAAVLCTLAHNHLSRKTAAAPAPVTTEPEPSR, encoded by the coding sequence GTGAGGAAACTGCGCGGGAATCCGTGGGCAGTCCTGGTGACCATGGGGCTCGGGTTCTTCATGACCCTGCTCGACCTGACCATCGTGAACATCGCGATCCCCGACATGATGGACCGGCTCGGCTCGTCCCTCGACCAGGCCCTGTGGGTCGTCAGCGCGTACGCCCTCGTGCTCGCCGTCACCCTGATCACCTTCGGCCGGCTCGGCGACCTGCGCGGACCGCGGACCCTGTTCATCGCGGGCGTCACGCTCTTCACGCTGGCCAGCATCGCCTGCGGCCTCGCGGGCACCCCCGGCCTGCTCATCGCCACCCGCGCGGTGCAGGGACTCGGCGCGGCCATGATGGTGCCGCAGACCATGGTGCTGATCATGGCGGTGTTCCCGGCCGAACGGCGCGGCACCGCCATGGGCGTGTGGGGCTCGATCGCCGGCGTCGCGACCCTGTCCGGCCCGACCCTGGGCGGATTCCTGGTCAGCACGGTCGGCTGGCGCTGGATCTTCTTCATCAACGTGCCGATCGGCGTCGCCGTCGTCGTGCTGACCCTCCTGCTGGTGCCCGACATCAGGCCCGCCCGCGCCCACCGGTTCGACCTTCCCGGCGTCCTCGTCGCCACCGCCGCACTGTTCTGCCTCGCCTTCGGCCTCCAGGAGGGCGAGCGCTACCACTGGAACGCGGGCATCGTCGCCCTCATCGCCGGCGGCCTGGCCCTCGTCGCGGTGTTCGTCCTGCACCAGCGGCGCCGGCAGAACGACGAGCCGCTGGTGCCGTTCGCGCTGTTCCGCGACCGCAACTTCACCGTGATGACCACGATCGTCGCCCTGATCTCCATGGCCCTGCTCGGCCTGGTGCTGCCGATGAACATCTATCTGCAGTCCGTGCTCGGCATGAGCGCCGTCCAGGCCGGCCTCACCCTCGCGCCGTCCCCGATCCTGTCGATGACCACCGCGCCCTTCGCGGGCCGGCTCTCGGACCGCATCGGCGGCAAGAACGTCCTGCTCTTCGGCCTCGTCATCTACGGCACGGGCATCTGCCTCGTACTGCTGCTCGCCGGCGCCGACAGCTCCTGGTACACCTTCACCCTGCCGATGGCCGTGGTCGGCCTGGGCACCGGCTGCCTGCTCGCGCCGATGTCGAGCGAGGCGATGCGCAACGTGCCGCCGCAGCTGGCCGGCGCGGCCTCGGGCCTCAACAACACGATCCGGCAGATCGGTTCGGTCCTCGGCGCCTCCGTCGTGGGCGCCGTGCTGCAGAGCCGGCTCACCGCGAACCTGCACTCCCAGGCGCAGGCCCGCGCCGCCGAACTGCCCCCGGCCTCCCGCGACGGCTTCGTCGGCGCCTTCTCGCACGGCGACACCCCCGACGCCGGCGCACTCCAGGCGCTCGCCGCCGACCTGCCCGCGCAGAGCGCGGACCGCCTCGGCAAGCTGGCCGGCGAGGTCTACGACCAGGGATTCGTGGCCACCATGCACGCCTCGCTCGTCCTGCCGCTCAGCGCCGTCGCCGTCGCCGCGGTGCTG